A region of the Candidatus Effluviviaceae Genus I sp. genome:
GTGGGCCTGGGCGACAGCGCGGTGCGGGAAGGGCGCGACCGCGTCGTCTCGGCCATCAGGAACTCGGGCTTCTCGTTTCCCATGGAGCGCATCACCGTGAACCTCGCGCCCGCGGACGTGCGCAAGGAGGGCGCCGGGTTCGATCTGCCCGTCGCGGCAGGCATTCTCGCCGCGACGGGTCAGATCCCGGCGGACCTGCTCCCGCGCGTCGCCATCGCCGGCGAACTCGCGCTCGACGGGTCCACGCGCTCCCTGAGCGGCGTCCTCCCGATCGCCGTCGCCGCGGAGCGCGCTGGGCTGTGGGGCGTCATCGTGCCGCCCGCGAATGCCCGGGAGGCCGCCGCGGCGGCGGTCCGCGTGCTTCCCGCTGCGAGCCTCGCCGCCGCCGCTCGGATCCTCCTGGGGGGCGAGCCGGATCCGCTGCCGGACGATCCGCCCGACGCCGAGCCCCCTTCCGTCGGGGATGTGTCGGACGTCCGCGGGCAGGCCGCCGTCAAGCGAGCCCTCGAGGTCGCCGCGGCCGGCGGGCACAACCTCCTCATGATCGGACCGCCGGGCATCGGGAAGACGATGCTCGCCCGCAGGCTGCCCGCCGTCCTCCCGCCGCTCACGCGGGACGAGGCGCTCACCGCCACGATGATCCACAGCGTCGCCGGTCTCCTGCCCGTTCGCTCGGGCCTCATGCGCACGCGGCCGTTCCGTGCGCCGCACCACACGATCTCAGACGCGGGGCTCGTCGGAGGCGGGCGCGTCCCGCGTCCCGGCGAAGTGAGCCTCGCTCACGGCGGCGTCCTGTTCCTCGACGAGCTGCCCGAGTTCAGGCGCAACGCGCTCGAGGCGCTGCGCCAGCCGATGGAGGAAGGGGAGGTGACGGTCACGCGGTCGATGACCGCAACGTCCTTCCCGGCGCGGTTTATGCTGGTCGCGAGCATGAACGCGTGCCCGTGCGGCAACCTCGGGCATCCGAAGAAGACGTGCCGCTGCGCGCCATCGGTCGTGCAGCGATACGTCGCTCGGGTGTCGGGCCCGCTCATGGACCGCATCGACATTCACGTGCACGTCGTTCCGCCGACCTTCGAGGAGCTCGAGGACGGCAGCGTTCCGGAGCCCGCCGTCGCGGTGCGCGAGCGGGTGTCCCGCGCCCGGGCGAGGCAGGCGTCGCGGGCCGCCAACGAGGGGGCCGTGAACGCGCGTCTCGGGGCCGCCGTGCTGAGGAGGGCGCTCGTTCTCTCACCGACCGCGCGCTCGACCGTCGAAGCGGCAGTGCGCAAGCTCGGGCTCTCGGCTCGCGCGTACCACAAGGTGCTTCGGATCGCGCGGACCATCGCCGACCTCGCGGACAGCGACGCGATCGGCCCCGAGCACGTCGGCGAGGCCGTCCAGTACCGGAGCCTCGACCGTCTGGACAGGACGCTCGGCTTGCGCTATGATTAGAAGTGTAGTCAAGAACGCCGCAGCGGAGGCCCTCGTGAGGGCCCGAACCCACAGAGGAGACATGATGCGTCCCCTGCTCACCCTGTGCGCGCCTGGCGTCGCCCTCGCGCTCGTCGTCACCGCCGTGCCGACCTCCATGGCCAAGGAAGCGCGCCCGGTCGCGCCGGATCCCGAGATCGAGGCGCTCCAGCGCGGGATCGACGAGAGCGGACGCCATTGGACCGCGCGGCGCAACTGGACCACCGATCTCTCCGAGGAGGAGGCGCAGGCGCTCCTCGGCGCGCGCGTGCCGCTCGAGGTGGAGAGGCGCTTCGCGCGGCTCGACCGCTCGAGCTTCCCGATCGCGCGGGACCTTCCCGCGAGCTTCGACTGGAGGGCGCTCGGCGGCGTCACCCCGGTGAAGAACCAGGGCGGCTGCGGAAGCTGCTGGGACTTCGCGGGCGTGGCGGCGATCGAGTCGCAGGTCCTTCTCAACGAAGGCACCGCGTACGACCTCTCCGAGCAGCAGGTTCTCTCGTGCGCGACGCCTGGGACCGGCTGCAACGGCGGGTGGTACTCGTGGGCGTGGGAGTACTTCCGGGAGCACGGAGCCGCGCTCGAGTCCTGCATGCCCTATCAGGCGAGCCACGGCGTCCCCTGCGCGGACGCCTCCTGCACGAAGTACGCGACGGTACGGGAGTGGATCGACGTGCCGAACGACGTCGACGCCATCAAGACGGCCATCCTCACGGCCCCCGTGGCCACGACGTTCCGCGTCTACGGCGACTTCTATTCCTATGGCTCCGGCTGCTACGAGAACCCGGGCACCGATCCCATCAACCACGCCGTCCTCATCGTGGGCTGGGACGACTCGATGTGCGGCGGCCAGGGCGCGTGGCTGTGCAAGAACAGCTGGGGTGACTGGTGGGGGAGCCTGGGCGGCTACTTCTGGATCAAGTACGGAAGCTGCAACGTCGGAACGTGCACGCAGCTCCCGATCTACTACGAGGGCAACCAGGTCGTGTACGCCGGCCACTCCGTTGACGACGGCTCCGGCGACGGCGACGGGCGCGCGGATCCTGGCGAGGAGATCGTACTGGCCGTGACGCTTCGGAACGACGTCCTCGCGCCGCAGCGCACGGGCGTTCAGGCAACGCTGTCGTCGATCACCTCCCACGCGTCGGTGCTTCAGTCGGACGCGTCGTATGGAAGCATGGCTCCCGCGCAGACGGCTCAGGGCTCCCCGGCGTTCGTCATGGCGGTCGACCAGTTCGCCCCGGCCGGCGCCGTCGCCGAGTTCGTACTCACCATCACCGCGGACGGCGGCTACGCGGCAGCCGACACCTTCGGGGTCAAGCTCGGGCCCTGTCCCATCCTGCTTGTGGACGATGACGCAGGCGAGGGCACGCAGCGGTGGTTCGAGGCGGCCCTGGACCGGAACGGGTACGCGTACGAGATGTGGTCGGAGGACTTCGACGGCGACGTCCCGCTCTCGGAGCTCGAGCGATACATCGTGACGATCTGGGACACCGGATGGGGAGGCGGCCTCGGAAGCGCCAACCGGAGCGCCATCTCGCAGCATCTGGACGCGGGCGGGCGCATCGTCTTCTCGGGCGAGGACATCGGCTGGTATCTTAACTACCAGAACGACCCGGCCAAGATCGCCTTCTACAACGACTACCTGCACGCCGACTACATCGAGGACGACTCGGGGTACAGAAGCCTCACGGGCGTCGCGGGCTGTCCGATCGGGAACGGGCTCTCGTTCACGCTGAACGGCGCCGGGAGCGCGAGGAACCAGTTCTACCCGAGCGAGATCGAGCCGCGGGCGGGGGCCAGCGCGGTGTTCGAGTACGGCCCCGGCGCCCAGGGCGCGCTCAAGTACGCGGGAGATCATCGCATCGTGCATCTTGCGTTCGGACTGGAGGGCGTCACGACGACCGCGATGCAGGACACCATCCTCAGGCGCGCGCTCGAGTGGATCGTGGACGAGTGGCCGGACACCGAGCAGCCGAGCGTGGCGCTCACGCATCCGGCGGGCGGCGAGGAGCTGACCTCGGGCGAGGAGTGCGTGATCACCTGGACGGCGACCGACAACGTGGGCGTGGTCTCCGTGGACATCCTGCGCTCGTGGGACAGCGGCGCGACCTTCCCGGACACGGTGGCCGCCGAGGAGGCCAACGACGGGTCCTTCTCGTGGACCGTGCCCGAGGGATCGAGCGCCACATCCCGCGTCCGCGTCATCGCCCGCGACGCCGCGGGGCTCGCGTGGCACGACGACTCCGGCGCCGACTTCTCCGTCACGTCGGACGCGCAGGTGCCGGACGGACCGCCGCGCGCGCTCTCGCTGGCGCAGAACGTCCCGAACCCGTTCAACCCGGTCACGAGCATCAACTACTCGGTCCCGGCGGAGGCCCGGGTAGTGCTCAGCATCTACGACGTCGCGGGCAGGTTCGTGAGGACCGTCGTGGACCAGACGCTCGCGCCCAACCGCTACACGGCCGTCTGGGACGGGCTCACGTACGCGGGCGAACGCGCCTCGTCGGGCATCTACTTCTACAGGCTCGTCGCGGACGGGGAGGAGCTCGCGCGGAAGATGATCCTCGTGAAGTAGCAGAGCGCCCGTCTGCCGATGTCTGCGTGCGGGGCCCCCGCGGATGCCGCGGGGGCCCCGCCGCTTTCCCGCTCGGATGGGGACGCCGTCCGCGGGCTCCGGGCCGCGCTGTTGACGCCCGCACGGGCGACGGCGTACGATAGGGCACCCCTTGAGCGCG
Encoded here:
- a CDS encoding YifB family Mg chelatase-like AAA ATPase, with the translated sequence MLATVLSGGVSGIEGYIVRVEADVSHGLPSFATVGLGDSAVREGRDRVVSAIRNSGFSFPMERITVNLAPADVRKEGAGFDLPVAAGILAATGQIPADLLPRVAIAGELALDGSTRSLSGVLPIAVAAERAGLWGVIVPPANAREAAAAAVRVLPAASLAAAARILLGGEPDPLPDDPPDAEPPSVGDVSDVRGQAAVKRALEVAAAGGHNLLMIGPPGIGKTMLARRLPAVLPPLTRDEALTATMIHSVAGLLPVRSGLMRTRPFRAPHHTISDAGLVGGGRVPRPGEVSLAHGGVLFLDELPEFRRNALEALRQPMEEGEVTVTRSMTATSFPARFMLVASMNACPCGNLGHPKKTCRCAPSVVQRYVARVSGPLMDRIDIHVHVVPPTFEELEDGSVPEPAVAVRERVSRARARQASRAANEGAVNARLGAAVLRRALVLSPTARSTVEAAVRKLGLSARAYHKVLRIARTIADLADSDAIGPEHVGEAVQYRSLDRLDRTLGLRYD
- a CDS encoding T9SS type A sorting domain-containing protein; amino-acid sequence: MRPLLTLCAPGVALALVVTAVPTSMAKEARPVAPDPEIEALQRGIDESGRHWTARRNWTTDLSEEEAQALLGARVPLEVERRFARLDRSSFPIARDLPASFDWRALGGVTPVKNQGGCGSCWDFAGVAAIESQVLLNEGTAYDLSEQQVLSCATPGTGCNGGWYSWAWEYFREHGAALESCMPYQASHGVPCADASCTKYATVREWIDVPNDVDAIKTAILTAPVATTFRVYGDFYSYGSGCYENPGTDPINHAVLIVGWDDSMCGGQGAWLCKNSWGDWWGSLGGYFWIKYGSCNVGTCTQLPIYYEGNQVVYAGHSVDDGSGDGDGRADPGEEIVLAVTLRNDVLAPQRTGVQATLSSITSHASVLQSDASYGSMAPAQTAQGSPAFVMAVDQFAPAGAVAEFVLTITADGGYAAADTFGVKLGPCPILLVDDDAGEGTQRWFEAALDRNGYAYEMWSEDFDGDVPLSELERYIVTIWDTGWGGGLGSANRSAISQHLDAGGRIVFSGEDIGWYLNYQNDPAKIAFYNDYLHADYIEDDSGYRSLTGVAGCPIGNGLSFTLNGAGSARNQFYPSEIEPRAGASAVFEYGPGAQGALKYAGDHRIVHLAFGLEGVTTTAMQDTILRRALEWIVDEWPDTEQPSVALTHPAGGEELTSGEECVITWTATDNVGVVSVDILRSWDSGATFPDTVAAEEANDGSFSWTVPEGSSATSRVRVIARDAAGLAWHDDSGADFSVTSDAQVPDGPPRALSLAQNVPNPFNPVTSINYSVPAEARVVLSIYDVAGRFVRTVVDQTLAPNRYTAVWDGLTYAGERASSGIYFYRLVADGEELARKMILVK